The Halomicronema hongdechloris C2206 genome includes a window with the following:
- a CDS encoding SDR family NAD(P)-dependent oxidoreductase, which translates to MEFPLQHKTSISFSSGDLDLFSKASHDRNPLHLSEDYARKTPFAQRVVFGVLGGLSCLKYLQDRADFQLKKIFLEFLGPLFINQFYSLEITESSQEQVTARIFDGRRLMLKMKVNFRPGNSPTIQAVSAQASRTEAVMLSPSELTRGIKLDEATYCPNLEALRILAYQLSLPEKGVGEVEIATLLWASYFVGMELPGFQALFSKLTLSFENSLPNLKKPFSYTSSLTYFDDRYNLLRTKAELSDNGKSFATGEIQSFIRPTSTISTSQYLETLLPSSEFLKGKVALVTGASRGLGAAIAQSLALQGCTVLANFLRSYPEAKSLQKALENAPGQVILMQGNAAELSWCLSAKQEIISRYGKLDFLICNACPAILPLWLEPTAVDRVNEYVAQSLALMSVPMSTFLSLVSESLGWNIVISSIYASQAFPADLPHYVIAKSAIEGLTKVAASEYKDINFAIVRPPKLLTDQTNTPIGRQNAISVEKVAVSITEHLRNVSNKTQIDILENIWEID; encoded by the coding sequence ATGGAATTTCCATTACAGCATAAAACTTCAATTTCTTTCTCTTCAGGTGATCTTGACCTTTTTAGCAAGGCAAGCCATGATCGTAACCCTTTGCATCTCTCCGAAGACTATGCTCGCAAAACTCCATTTGCCCAACGTGTAGTTTTTGGCGTTTTGGGTGGTTTATCTTGTTTAAAGTATTTACAGGACCGAGCAGATTTTCAACTGAAAAAAATTTTTCTAGAATTTTTAGGTCCCTTATTTATTAATCAGTTTTATTCATTAGAGATAACTGAAAGTTCACAGGAGCAAGTAACTGCGCGGATTTTCGATGGTAGACGCCTAATGCTAAAAATGAAAGTGAATTTTCGACCAGGAAATTCACCGACCATTCAGGCCGTATCAGCACAAGCCTCCCGTACCGAGGCTGTAATGTTGTCGCCATCAGAACTGACTAGGGGCATTAAGTTGGATGAAGCAACATATTGCCCTAATCTTGAAGCATTACGTATATTAGCTTATCAACTGAGTTTACCTGAGAAAGGTGTTGGTGAAGTAGAGATAGCCACATTACTTTGGGCAAGTTACTTCGTGGGAATGGAGTTACCAGGATTCCAAGCACTTTTTTCTAAGCTAACTCTTAGCTTTGAAAATTCTTTACCCAATCTAAAAAAACCATTTTCCTATACTAGTTCATTAACCTATTTTGACGACCGCTACAATTTACTGCGCACAAAAGCTGAGTTATCTGATAACGGTAAATCATTTGCTACTGGAGAAATCCAATCCTTTATTCGCCCTACTTCAACTATTAGTACTTCTCAATATCTCGAGACTCTACTGCCGAGTTCTGAATTCTTAAAGGGAAAAGTAGCCTTAGTAACAGGAGCTAGTCGAGGTTTAGGGGCTGCAATTGCACAATCGCTAGCATTGCAAGGATGTACCGTTCTAGCTAACTTTCTCCGAAGTTATCCTGAAGCTAAATCGCTACAGAAAGCGCTAGAAAATGCACCTGGCCAAGTTATTTTGATGCAAGGTAATGCAGCGGAATTATCTTGGTGTCTTTCAGCTAAGCAGGAAATTATTTCTAGATATGGCAAGCTAGACTTCTTGATTTGTAATGCTTGTCCTGCTATATTACCCCTCTGGTTAGAGCCAACAGCTGTTGATCGGGTGAATGAATATGTCGCTCAAAGCCTAGCTCTCATGAGTGTACCAATGTCTACCTTTCTCAGTTTAGTATCTGAGAGCTTAGGCTGGAACATTGTTATTTCATCAATCTATGCCAGTCAAGCTTTTCCGGCAGACTTACCTCACTACGTTATCGCGAAATCTGCAATTGAAGGTCTCACAAAGGTAGCAGCCTCTGAATACAAGGATATTAACTTTGCTATAGTAAGACCTCCCAAATTGCTGACTGATCAGACAAACACGCCTATCGGTAGACAAAATGCTATATCTGTCGAGAAAGTTGCCGTTTCTATCACAGAGCATTTAAGAAATGTATCTAATAAAACTCAGATAGATATATTAGAGAATATTTGGGAAATAGATTAA
- a CDS encoding IS630 family transposase (programmed frameshift) produces the protein MNSFQLEHQQKVDNRAILSDFISSNPDSRELKRALAVKMALEGEPYFKITKFLGINKSFITYWKNRFEAQGIEGIKLGYQGSKSYLTPDDRTEIISWLRTRNYWNFDELVSYLDEHYDVIYKSKQSYYTLFSEAGISWKKSQKTNPKSDPALVKKKREEIQGFIRQNQFKIESGELIVLFLDECHLLWGDVCGYVWGKTDMRIEIPITNERIRQTYYGALNYQTKEFILHPYEKGNGENTVAFMKYLQEQNPGKQIALIWDGASYHKSQEIKDFLATVNHGKEETEWQFKCILFAPNSPEQNPVEDVWLQAKNSLRRFWRLCRSFPAVKYLFEFFIDHQKFDFSKIEEYSPCS, from the exons ATGAATAGTTTTCAATTAGAACACCAACAAAAAGTAGATAATCGTGCTATTCTATCAGACTTTATAAGTAGTAATCCTGATTCAAGAGAGCTTAAGCGAGCATTGGCTGTAAAAATGGCATTGGAGGGTGAGCCATATTTTAAGATTACCAAATTTCTGGGAATAAACAAGTCTTTTATTACATATTGGAAGAACAGATTCGAAGCACAAGGCATTGAAGGTATTAAACTCGGCTACCAAGGATCAAAAAGTTACCTAACCCCAGATGATCGTACAGAAATTATCTCGTGGCTGAGAACCAGAAACTACTGGAACTTTGATGAATTAGTTTCATATTTAGATGAACATTATGATGTGATTTACAAGTCTAAGCAAAGCTACTATACACTTTTTTCGGAAGCAGGTATTAGTTGGAAGAAATCTCAAAAAACCAACCCGAAATCTGATCCAGCTCTAGTCAAAA AAAAAAGAGAAGAAATCCAAGGATTTATCCGTCAAAACCAGTTCAAAATTGAGTCTGGGGAATTGATTGTACTTTTTTTGGATGAGTGTCATCTCCTTTGGGGTGATGTTTGTGGATATGTCTGGGGCAAGACAGATATGCGAATCGAAATCCCTATTACAAACGAGAGAATCAGGCAAACATATTATGGCGCATTAAACTATCAAACAAAAGAATTTATTTTGCATCCTTACGAGAAAGGGAATGGAGAGAATACAGTTGCTTTTATGAAGTACTTGCAGGAACAAAATCCTGGGAAGCAAATCGCATTAATTTGGGATGGCGCTAGTTATCATAAGTCACAAGAGATCAAAGATTTTTTAGCTACAGTCAATCATGGGAAGGAAGAGACAGAATGGCAATTCAAATGTATTCTATTTGCACCCAATTCACCAGAACAAAATCCAGTGGAAGATGTTTGGTTACAAGCCAAAAATTCATTGAGAAGATTTTGGAGGTTGTGTCGTTCTTTCCCCGCTGTAAAGTATCTGTTTGAGTTCTTTATAGATCATCAAAAGTTCGATTTTTCTAAAATAGAAGAATATTCACCTTGTTCATAA
- the kdsB gene encoding 3-deoxy-manno-octulosonate cytidylyltransferase gives MMAKVTGVIPARYKSTRFEGKPLAILEGKTMIQMVYEKCCKSKLLDQIMVATDDQRIYDNVLSFGGNAIMTETNIATGSDRCYEAVKYDSCDIVVNIQGDEPLIDPNVIDICIQALIDAPEAVCSTPVVKSNNPDEINSPHAVKVVLNKKLEALYFSRYPIPFFRNNLDDEIYYRHIGLYCYRKYFLEQFVSMAQTFLELSESLEQLRILENGYKIQCCLVDYESVGVDTPEDLEKVKRLLKI, from the coding sequence ATGATGGCTAAAGTGACAGGGGTTATACCTGCCAGATATAAATCAACTCGCTTCGAGGGTAAGCCTCTCGCTATTCTTGAAGGCAAAACCATGATCCAAATGGTTTATGAGAAATGTTGTAAGAGCAAACTCTTAGATCAGATCATGGTTGCTACAGATGATCAGCGTATCTACGATAACGTCTTATCTTTTGGTGGAAATGCAATTATGACCGAAACCAATATTGCCACTGGAAGTGATCGTTGCTATGAGGCCGTTAAGTATGATAGCTGTGATATTGTAGTCAATATTCAGGGTGATGAACCACTCATTGATCCGAACGTCATCGATATTTGTATTCAGGCCTTGATAGATGCACCAGAAGCAGTGTGCTCAACCCCAGTAGTCAAATCAAATAACCCAGACGAGATTAATTCTCCCCATGCAGTTAAAGTAGTACTCAATAAAAAACTTGAAGCACTTTACTTCTCAAGATATCCAATCCCTTTTTTTCGTAATAATCTAGATGATGAAATCTATTATCGACATATTGGATTGTATTGCTATCGTAAATATTTCCTAGAACAATTTGTCTCTATGGCCCAAACCTTTTTAGAACTTTCCGAGTCATTAGAGCAGCTTCGTATTTTAGAAAACGGATATAAGATTCAGTGTTGCCTAGTTGATTATGAATCAGTTGGAGTAGATACCCCAGAAGATTTAGAGAAAGTTAAGCGGCTTTTGAAAATATAG
- a CDS encoding CBS domain-containing protein → MLTKIPKISCSLLAALDSDYSLTDVLKKLDIVGVDIIHYDVSDNAKTLDLKEINKLRTSTCLPFDVHLSVENPDPYLKDVQLQPEDYFCLHVENNLSWAQLEEVRHKVGCNFGLAINTDTPVSDLFDKAQILDYVLFMSATPGVSGGQFNDQVISKIKAFRRAFPEVKVHVDGGVNHLSAALLRELGVDVLISGSYILKNEDYLVQLTKLFGKNLYLRVADIMRAHEQVPRVTPDTDICQTVLEMNTKLVGCTCVVDHDNRLLGLVTDGDVRRRLILQPDLSSLKAKDLMAKHPFVITPDVRLLNLLRELDKRRAGFDVIPVIDASEQCIGLVWLRDIISSHAL, encoded by the coding sequence ATGTTGACTAAAATTCCGAAGATTTCTTGTTCTCTTTTGGCGGCATTAGATAGTGATTACTCCCTAACAGATGTTCTAAAAAAACTAGATATCGTTGGTGTAGATATTATTCATTATGACGTCAGTGATAATGCAAAGACTTTAGATCTTAAGGAGATTAATAAATTACGTACTAGCACCTGCCTACCATTTGATGTACATTTAAGTGTCGAAAATCCCGATCCATATCTAAAAGATGTTCAGCTTCAGCCAGAAGATTATTTTTGTCTTCATGTTGAAAATAATCTGAGCTGGGCACAACTTGAAGAAGTACGACATAAGGTTGGTTGTAATTTTGGTTTGGCAATTAACACAGACACTCCTGTAAGTGATCTATTTGACAAAGCACAAATTCTCGATTATGTGCTGTTTATGTCTGCCACCCCTGGTGTTTCTGGTGGACAGTTTAACGATCAAGTAATCAGTAAGATCAAGGCATTTCGTCGCGCCTTTCCAGAGGTTAAAGTGCACGTAGATGGTGGTGTCAACCATTTATCTGCTGCCCTATTAAGAGAGTTAGGAGTTGATGTCCTCATCTCTGGTTCTTACATCTTAAAAAATGAAGATTATCTAGTTCAGCTAACTAAGCTGTTTGGTAAGAACCTATACCTGCGTGTTGCCGATATTATGAGGGCTCATGAACAGGTACCTCGTGTCACCCCAGATACTGACATTTGTCAGACAGTCTTAGAAATGAATACTAAGTTGGTTGGTTGCACTTGTGTCGTAGATCATGACAACCGCTTGCTTGGTCTAGTGACGGATGGAGATGTTCGTAGAAGATTGATTCTTCAACCTGATTTGTCTAGTCTAAAGGCAAAGGATTTAATGGCAAAGCATCCCTTTGTTATTACACCAGATGTGCGACTCCTTAATTTGCTACGGGAACTAGATAAGAGACGTGCAGGATTTGATGTGATTCCAGTTATAGATGCATCTGAACAATGTATTGGTCTTGTCTGGTTACGAGATATTATTTCAAGTCACGCTTTATAA
- the aroF gene encoding 3-deoxy-7-phosphoheptulonate synthase has product MIIKLSQSSTDMALKHLVKWFAQQDVEARQINWGAQVLLVTSSKWKGDADYLKSIDGVESVTEMTADYQLCTRKFQPQDTVIDLGDGVIFGRGATVMMAGPCAVESEDQVMRTAEFLRSKFDIKVFRAGAFKPRTSPYTFQGLADEGLNLLAKVRKEFGMKIITEVKDTTHLAAVADVADIIQIGTKAMYNFSLLAMCGQLKQPIVLKRGFMTTIKEFLQAADFILSSGNSKVILCERGIRSFEPQTRFCLDVCSAALIKELSHLPIVLDPSHAMGIAAQVPLVAQSAAALGVDGLLIETHPDPANAKSDKEQALSFEEFGRIVPVLDKICTAVGRRLIA; this is encoded by the coding sequence ATGATTATTAAACTCAGCCAATCTTCTACCGATATGGCTCTAAAGCACCTGGTGAAATGGTTTGCTCAGCAAGATGTTGAAGCCCGTCAGATTAACTGGGGAGCTCAGGTATTATTGGTTACCTCTTCGAAATGGAAAGGGGACGCTGACTATCTCAAAAGTATAGATGGGGTTGAATCCGTTACTGAGATGACAGCAGATTATCAACTCTGTACTCGTAAATTTCAACCTCAAGACACCGTGATTGATTTAGGTGACGGCGTCATTTTTGGTCGTGGTGCAACTGTCATGATGGCGGGTCCCTGTGCGGTTGAGTCAGAAGACCAAGTCATGCGGACTGCTGAATTTTTGCGTAGTAAGTTTGACATTAAAGTATTTCGAGCGGGGGCATTTAAGCCTCGCACATCACCCTACACATTCCAAGGCCTTGCAGATGAAGGACTAAATTTGTTAGCCAAGGTTCGTAAAGAATTTGGCATGAAAATTATCACTGAAGTTAAAGATACAACTCACCTGGCAGCAGTCGCTGATGTAGCTGACATCATCCAAATTGGAACCAAGGCCATGTACAACTTTTCCCTTTTGGCTATGTGCGGTCAGCTTAAGCAGCCAATTGTCTTAAAGCGGGGCTTTATGACAACAATTAAGGAGTTCTTGCAGGCAGCTGATTTTATTCTTAGCAGTGGTAACTCTAAGGTTATTCTATGCGAGAGAGGTATTCGTAGCTTTGAACCTCAAACCCGTTTTTGCTTAGATGTTTGTTCTGCTGCTTTAATCAAAGAGTTAAGCCATCTGCCCATTGTTCTCGATCCCTCACATGCCATGGGTATTGCAGCTCAAGTGCCTCTTGTTGCTCAATCAGCTGCGGCTTTAGGTGTTGATGGACTATTAATCGAGACTCACCCTGATCCTGCTAATGCAAAGAGTGATAAAGAACAAGCACTGTCTTTTGAGGAATTTGGTCGAATAGTGCCAGTTCTAGATAAAATTTGCACTGCAGTAGGCCGGAGGCTGATTGCGTGA
- a CDS encoding HAD family hydrolase — protein MSSLLLDSILDSCQAVIFDMDGVIADTEPLKFQAYQFVFREEYGIELPIEDIAWRGMKEQSVIAYWFNKFQLVGDPQKLIEDKRAAYHSLLVQGKITAIPGIMAFIKYLRSLGKLRAVATSSSCQEAVMVLEALHIRDAFHQVITRDDVQRMKPDPEVYLAAASALGANPSNCIVFEDSQSGVGAAKAAGMFCVGVLTSFSRKSLGPVDQVINDFTDLAINF, from the coding sequence GTGAGTTCCCTTCTCCTTGACTCCATTCTTGATAGTTGCCAAGCAGTCATCTTTGATATGGATGGCGTGATAGCAGATACTGAACCACTTAAGTTTCAGGCTTATCAATTTGTATTTCGAGAGGAGTATGGGATTGAGCTACCAATCGAGGATATAGCTTGGCGAGGTATGAAAGAGCAGTCTGTAATTGCCTATTGGTTCAATAAATTTCAGCTGGTGGGTGATCCTCAGAAACTAATTGAGGATAAGCGAGCTGCCTACCATTCTCTTTTGGTGCAAGGTAAAATCACAGCAATACCTGGCATCATGGCATTTATCAAATATCTTCGATCGCTGGGCAAGTTGCGGGCAGTTGCCACGAGCTCTAGTTGCCAAGAGGCGGTTATGGTATTAGAAGCTCTGCATATAAGGGATGCCTTTCATCAGGTTATAACTCGAGATGATGTGCAAAGAATGAAGCCTGATCCAGAAGTTTATCTTGCTGCAGCATCAGCCTTAGGAGCCAATCCATCTAATTGCATAGTCTTTGAAGATAGTCAGTCGGGAGTTGGTGCTGCTAAGGCAGCTGGAATGTTTTGTGTGGGAGTGTTAACTTCATTTTCAAGAAAATCTCTTGGGCCCGTCGACCAAGTAATCAATGATTTCACAGATTTAGCTATAAATTTTTAG
- a CDS encoding CDP-glycerol glycerophosphotransferase family protein has protein sequence MSTKFLKDTIRKIIEPLESSILSDKYFGLQKSLGYSDRLNLVCKYAQNKFNSQSSEAYPEITFLLYSKACERLLIPLVFNLLQRPEVQDGKIHVNVIVLFGIHRLKLMDSNLEELQKMRCQIQTDYFSLIRACYQPNQKLVVLCLDHRKVYRYHFWGVDTVDTLKSHGVSTLSIQHGGTRADSVEELASAASDMVLVWGKRVYREIVERYNGDPRRFHIVGNPLHDRLANIDNVQVQSQFKDHYPEVSSQLGQKHVVLLATCLHTEYRGMENEVQMYRDYIRHIYSSIDFSRTLLLVKMHPLDTLAPNLYIQAIPDENSKKSIIVIEPTVSNLDIYSLLSISELLITRASTVAEEAMLMGKNVISFDLLPDGPSKNYRHLEEYGSYTTVYANPENELKKAINYSLSEAVSEQNKNTSLIEEELTCSLDGHSTDRAVNEILTYFWHKNYQNYYENGCTC, from the coding sequence ATGTCTACCAAGTTTCTTAAAGATACTATCCGGAAAATAATAGAACCACTAGAATCATCGATTTTGTCAGACAAATATTTTGGACTTCAAAAAAGCCTTGGCTATTCGGATAGGCTGAATCTAGTTTGTAAGTATGCTCAGAACAAATTCAATTCCCAATCTTCGGAAGCATACCCTGAGATTACTTTCCTGCTTTATTCGAAGGCCTGTGAAAGGTTGTTAATACCGTTAGTGTTTAATTTATTACAGCGCCCAGAAGTTCAGGATGGAAAGATTCATGTCAATGTGATCGTGTTGTTTGGTATCCATCGCCTCAAACTAATGGATTCTAATTTAGAGGAGTTGCAGAAGATGAGATGCCAAATTCAAACGGATTATTTTAGTTTGATACGTGCCTGCTATCAACCTAACCAAAAGCTAGTTGTGCTTTGCCTAGATCATCGTAAGGTTTATAGATATCACTTTTGGGGTGTCGACACCGTAGATACTTTGAAAAGTCACGGTGTAAGTACACTTTCTATTCAGCACGGTGGAACTCGTGCTGACAGTGTTGAAGAATTGGCTTCTGCAGCTTCAGATATGGTTCTGGTATGGGGAAAGCGAGTCTACAGAGAAATCGTGGAAAGATACAACGGAGATCCTCGCAGGTTTCACATAGTTGGTAATCCTTTACATGATCGGTTAGCTAATATTGATAATGTTCAAGTTCAAAGCCAATTTAAGGACCACTATCCAGAAGTAAGTTCACAGCTAGGTCAAAAACACGTAGTTCTCTTAGCAACCTGTCTTCATACTGAATACCGAGGCATGGAGAATGAGGTGCAAATGTATCGAGATTACATTCGACATATTTATAGTAGTATTGATTTTTCTCGTACACTACTTCTAGTTAAGATGCATCCTCTCGATACATTAGCTCCTAATCTTTACATTCAAGCTATTCCTGATGAGAATTCTAAAAAATCAATAATAGTCATTGAGCCTACAGTCTCTAATTTAGATATTTACTCATTATTGTCAATTTCTGAGCTCCTAATAACCCGTGCCTCAACAGTTGCTGAAGAAGCAATGTTGATGGGAAAAAATGTTATTTCATTTGACCTTTTGCCAGACGGTCCCTCAAAGAACTATAGGCATTTAGAGGAGTATGGTAGCTACACTACTGTTTATGCAAACCCAGAAAACGAGCTAAAAAAAGCAATCAATTATTCTCTATCTGAGGCAGTATCAGAGCAGAATAAAAATACTTCTCTCATTGAAGAGGAGTTAACTTGCAGTTTAGATGGTCATTCAACCGATAGAGCTGTCAATGAAATTTTAACGTACTTTTGGCATAAAAACTATCAAAACTATTATGAAAACGGTTGCACTTGTTGA
- a CDS encoding glycosyltransferase: MKTVALVDANHGRGHHLTYMRFFCRTLLELGYRTLVFYPEPDAVIDWLKIHFPELIENLYVFRIDEYAHRKVPLIGKISSKLQPLVVIARWRYTNRIIKQAVKAVGHEPDLVFFNWLDNYLSYFLSHHLIDLIFPFKWSGIYFRPGDLRFKKRTFLSHYAIARSPRCQALTLLDEEFSRIIEDKLNIPIIPFPDLTDETPPDTALGVIKQIKLQARDRKIIGLIGSLSKRKGLFTFLEAAQRLVEKDYFFVLAGPLNKATFHQEYDQKLSDEFQRLERMIKSPPENCFFYLQSIPDGAEFNAFINIFDILFAAYENFPYSSNILTKAAVFRKPIIVSDGFCMEKRVKRFQFGLSIPEGNVAACVKAIQLLSESSSSDGLSLEFDFEGYKQLHSTKRLGEIFTALLGDHELKTALNASNS, translated from the coding sequence ATGAAAACGGTTGCACTTGTTGATGCTAATCACGGTCGCGGTCATCATCTAACTTACATGAGGTTCTTTTGTAGAACATTACTAGAGTTAGGATATCGCACCTTGGTGTTTTATCCAGAACCTGATGCTGTGATAGATTGGCTCAAAATACATTTTCCTGAACTTATAGAGAACTTATATGTCTTTAGAATTGACGAATATGCTCATCGTAAAGTACCTCTAATCGGGAAAATTTCCTCTAAATTGCAACCTCTAGTGGTAATAGCGAGATGGAGGTATACCAACAGAATTATCAAGCAGGCAGTGAAGGCAGTTGGGCATGAACCTGATTTAGTATTCTTCAACTGGCTAGATAATTACTTAAGTTATTTTCTATCTCATCATCTTATCGACCTGATTTTCCCATTCAAGTGGTCTGGCATTTACTTTAGACCAGGAGACTTACGCTTCAAGAAGCGCACTTTCCTATCTCACTATGCGATCGCAAGATCACCTCGGTGTCAGGCCTTGACTCTTTTGGATGAAGAATTCTCTAGGATCATAGAAGATAAGTTAAATATCCCGATTATTCCATTTCCAGATTTAACTGATGAAACGCCACCTGATACAGCACTAGGTGTTATTAAGCAGATAAAATTGCAAGCAAGGGACAGAAAAATTATTGGACTTATTGGTTCTTTAAGTAAGCGAAAAGGACTCTTTACTTTTCTTGAAGCAGCTCAAAGGCTAGTTGAAAAAGATTATTTTTTTGTCCTTGCCGGTCCTCTTAATAAAGCAACCTTTCACCAGGAATATGATCAAAAACTTTCAGATGAGTTTCAAAGATTGGAGAGAATGATAAAATCACCACCAGAAAATTGCTTTTTCTATCTCCAATCAATTCCAGACGGTGCCGAATTTAATGCTTTTATAAATATATTTGATATTCTATTTGCAGCCTATGAAAATTTTCCCTACAGTAGTAATATTTTGACCAAGGCAGCTGTTTTTCGGAAACCGATTATTGTAAGTGATGGTTTTTGCATGGAAAAGAGAGTGAAAAGATTTCAGTTTGGATTGTCAATTCCAGAAGGAAATGTAGCCGCATGTGTTAAGGCAATTCAACTTCTGTCTGAGTCATCTTCATCAGATGGTCTTAGCCTTGAATTCGATTTTGAAGGCTATAAACAGCTTCATTCGACAAAGAGACTTGGCGAGATCTTTACAGCACTTTTAGGAGATCATGAGCTAAAGACAGCATTGAATGCTAGTAATTCTTAG
- a CDS encoding NAD-dependent epimerase/dehydratase family protein, protein MKVLVTGSSGLIGSEAVEYYDREDHEVIGVDNNMRAEFFGPKGDTIWNLSRLKDSTQNFEHHNIDIRDRAAVFQLFEEKPFDLIIHCAAQPSHDRACQIPLLDFEVNALGTVNLLEATRQFCPEAVFIHMSTNKVYGDAPNEVPRIELEKRYDYERSEDYNGISEECRIDRCLHSLFGASKAAADIVAQEYGRYFGMKVGIFRGGCLTGPSHSGVELHGFLSYLVKVAVNGDTYKVFGYEGKQVRDNIHSYDVIQAFEAFRCNPRPGEVYNLGGGRGNSVSILEAFDLVSDLVGRKIQWIYVDQNRIGDHICYISDLRKMKSHFPGWDITRSLGNILEEMVEAEQARLVRV, encoded by the coding sequence ATGAAAGTATTAGTGACTGGTTCAAGCGGCTTAATTGGTTCGGAAGCCGTTGAGTACTATGATCGGGAGGACCATGAGGTCATTGGCGTAGACAATAACATGCGCGCTGAGTTCTTTGGTCCTAAAGGGGATACCATTTGGAATCTCAGTCGCCTGAAGGATAGTACTCAAAACTTCGAACATCATAATATTGATATTCGTGATCGTGCTGCAGTCTTTCAGTTATTTGAGGAAAAGCCCTTCGATCTCATTATCCATTGTGCTGCACAACCCTCCCATGACAGGGCTTGCCAGATTCCTTTGCTAGACTTCGAAGTGAATGCATTGGGTACGGTTAATCTTCTAGAGGCAACTCGCCAATTTTGCCCTGAGGCCGTATTTATTCATATGAGCACTAACAAAGTTTATGGAGATGCTCCTAACGAGGTACCTCGTATCGAATTAGAAAAGCGCTACGATTATGAGCGCTCTGAAGACTATAATGGCATTTCGGAAGAATGTCGGATCGATCGGTGTTTACATTCTCTATTCGGTGCATCTAAGGCTGCAGCCGACATTGTAGCTCAGGAGTATGGTCGCTATTTTGGCATGAAGGTGGGAATCTTTCGCGGCGGTTGCTTGACTGGACCTTCTCACTCCGGTGTAGAGCTGCATGGCTTTTTATCTTACCTAGTGAAAGTAGCTGTCAATGGTGATACTTACAAGGTGTTTGGCTATGAAGGCAAGCAAGTTCGCGATAATATCCATAGCTATGATGTGATCCAAGCATTTGAAGCATTTCGTTGTAATCCGCGCCCTGGGGAAGTTTATAATCTAGGAGGTGGACGAGGAAATAGTGTTTCTATCTTGGAAGCCTTTGATCTAGTCAGTGACTTAGTAGGGCGAAAAATCCAGTGGATCTATGTCGACCAAAATCGCATCGGTGACCATATCTGCTATATTTCTGACCTCAGGAAAATGAAATCACATTTTCCTGGGTGGGATATTACTCGTAGTCTAGGCAATATTTTAGAGGAAATGGTTGAGGCCGAACAGGCACGATTAGTTCGGGTCTAA